Proteins encoded by one window of Synechococcus sp. MVIR-18-1:
- a CDS encoding SufS family cysteine desulfurase: protein MTTLPRNAAVTLAERVRADFPILDQVSSSGQPLIYLDHAATSQKPHVVLDAIQHYYACDNANVHRGAHQLSARATESFEAARATTAGLIGASSSKEIVFTRNATEAINLVARSWGDAQLKAGDEVLLTVMEHHSNLVPWQLLAERTGCVLRHVGVTPEGTLDLADLRDQLSEKTRLVSLVHISNTLGCCNPIEEIATLAHAVGAKVLVDACQSLAHKSIAVQSLGADFLVGSSHKLCGPTGMGFLWASEQTLMGMPPFLGGGEMIQEVFLDHSTWAELPHKFEAGTPAIGEAIGMGAAITYLQTLGLDAIQAWEAELTTHLFGRLQSIDGLSILGPTPEQQPDRGALATFVVEGVHANDIAAMLDLSGVCIRSGHHCCQPLHRLYGVTGSARASLSFCTTHAEIDRFADELVSVISFFREHG, encoded by the coding sequence ATGACGACACTTCCCCGTAACGCTGCCGTTACCCTTGCGGAGCGAGTGCGTGCCGACTTCCCGATCCTTGATCAGGTTTCAAGTTCTGGTCAGCCCCTGATCTATTTGGATCATGCGGCCACCAGTCAGAAGCCTCATGTGGTGCTCGACGCGATTCAGCATTACTACGCCTGCGACAACGCCAATGTGCATCGAGGTGCCCACCAGCTCAGCGCACGTGCGACGGAGTCGTTTGAAGCGGCTCGTGCCACGACCGCTGGCTTGATCGGTGCATCGAGTTCAAAGGAGATTGTGTTCACCCGCAATGCGACGGAAGCCATCAATCTGGTGGCGCGCAGTTGGGGTGATGCCCAGCTGAAGGCCGGTGATGAGGTGCTGCTCACCGTGATGGAGCACCACAGCAACTTGGTGCCTTGGCAGTTGCTCGCTGAGCGCACCGGTTGCGTACTCAGGCATGTGGGTGTGACCCCTGAAGGCACCCTCGACCTCGCCGACTTGCGCGATCAGCTCTCGGAGAAAACGCGCTTGGTGAGCTTGGTCCACATCAGCAACACTCTTGGCTGCTGCAACCCGATTGAAGAGATTGCAACCCTCGCCCATGCGGTGGGTGCCAAGGTTTTGGTGGACGCTTGCCAAAGCCTGGCTCACAAATCCATTGCCGTGCAGAGTCTCGGGGCTGATTTCCTTGTGGGCTCCTCTCACAAGCTATGTGGCCCCACCGGAATGGGGTTTCTATGGGCATCGGAGCAAACCTTGATGGGGATGCCACCCTTCCTTGGTGGTGGCGAGATGATTCAAGAGGTGTTCTTGGATCACAGCACCTGGGCGGAACTCCCTCATAAGTTTGAAGCGGGCACACCAGCTATTGGTGAAGCGATCGGCATGGGTGCTGCAATTACTTATTTGCAAACCCTTGGACTCGATGCGATTCAGGCCTGGGAGGCGGAGCTCACCACCCATCTGTTTGGCCGGCTTCAATCGATCGATGGCCTGAGCATTCTTGGTCCCACGCCAGAGCAGCAGCCTGATCGAGGAGCCCTGGCCACGTTTGTGGTGGAGGGTGTTCATGCCAATGACATCGCCGCGATGCTTGATCTCTCCGGTGTTTGTATTCGTAGTGGTCACCATTGCTGCCAACCGCTGCACCGGCTGTATGGCGTGACCGGATCAGCTCGCGCGAGCCTTAGTTTTTGTACAACGCATGCTGAGATTGATCGGTTCGCTGATGAGCTCGTCAGTGTGATCAGCTTTTTTCGTGAGCATGGCTAG
- the sufD gene encoding Fe-S cluster assembly protein SufD, whose amino-acid sequence MAMPEGWLTQLPAPAGTLEPVQRRGRLALSEQGFPSRKQESWRLTDLTRLEALFQLSIADQKSDRSSADSLPRVPEQALRLVIDGSLDPLQGVTLPAGISQLEGAELQQALGHTLSRCRCASDWPVELNHGVSQQILALRIRGNVPPVELVMLAANAMLVPTRVLLLIEEKAELELLQVVSAQGQAAHSHLLEIHLGQESKVNHGLLALGEGQESLLANLAVEQESRSHYSLVSVSQGWSFGRLEPRVVQVDGQASTSIHGLSVTAADEQFAVHTAMRFEGPEGTLDQVQKTIAADRSHSIFNGAIQVPRPAQRTNASQLSRNLLLSGRARVDAKPELEIVADDVRCTHGATVSQLQEDQLFYLRSRGITQSSAAALLLRGYCKEVLDRLPLEGSQRWLGDSLQVGGMTS is encoded by the coding sequence ATGGCGATGCCCGAGGGTTGGTTGACGCAGCTTCCTGCACCAGCAGGGACACTGGAGCCGGTTCAGCGCCGGGGACGCTTGGCTCTGTCAGAGCAGGGCTTTCCCAGCAGGAAGCAGGAGTCGTGGAGGCTTACAGATCTCACGCGCCTTGAGGCGCTGTTTCAGCTGTCGATTGCAGATCAAAAAAGTGATCGCTCAAGTGCTGACAGCTTGCCCCGTGTTCCTGAGCAGGCTCTGAGACTTGTGATTGATGGCAGCCTGGATCCCTTGCAGGGTGTGACCTTGCCGGCAGGGATTTCGCAGCTTGAAGGTGCTGAGTTGCAGCAAGCTCTCGGCCATACCTTGTCCCGTTGTCGTTGCGCGTCGGATTGGCCGGTGGAGCTCAACCACGGAGTGAGTCAGCAGATTCTGGCGTTACGCATTCGTGGCAACGTTCCACCGGTTGAGTTGGTCATGCTCGCAGCCAACGCCATGTTGGTTCCAACCAGGGTTTTGCTGCTAATTGAGGAAAAAGCAGAGCTTGAGCTTCTCCAGGTTGTGAGTGCTCAGGGTCAGGCTGCCCACAGTCATCTTCTCGAGATTCATCTTGGCCAGGAATCCAAGGTGAACCATGGCTTGCTTGCCTTGGGCGAAGGCCAAGAGTCTCTGCTCGCCAACCTGGCTGTGGAGCAAGAGTCACGGAGTCACTACTCCCTAGTTTCGGTGTCGCAGGGCTGGTCGTTTGGACGGCTGGAGCCGCGTGTTGTGCAGGTGGATGGCCAGGCTTCTACGTCGATTCATGGCCTTTCCGTCACCGCTGCTGATGAGCAGTTTGCGGTCCATACCGCGATGCGTTTTGAGGGCCCGGAAGGCACGCTGGATCAAGTGCAAAAAACGATTGCAGCGGATCGCTCTCACAGTATTTTCAACGGAGCGATTCAAGTGCCGAGGCCGGCGCAGCGCACCAACGCCTCCCAGCTCAGCAGGAACTTGTTGCTGTCGGGACGCGCCCGCGTTGATGCCAAGCCCGAGTTGGAAATTGTGGCCGATGACGTTCGTTGCACGCACGGGGCCACCGTGAGTCAGCTCCAGGAGGATCAGCTCTTTTATCTGCGTAGCCGTGGCATTACGCAGTCCTCTGCGGCAGCCCTGCTGCTGCGTGGTTACTGCAAGGAAGTGCTGGATCGTTTGCCTCTCGAGGGCTCGCAGCGCTGGCTGGGCGACAGCTTGCAGGTGGGAGGGATGACGTCATGA
- the sufC gene encoding Fe-S cluster assembly ATPase SufC — MIRPDAELLLEINDLHASVEDKPILNGVNLQVKAGEIHAVMGRNGSGKSTLSKVLAGHPAYRVTSGSVRYLGRDLLELEPEERSRLGVFLGFQYPIEIPGVSNLEFLRVSTNARREKQGKEEFDTFDFDDHVRNRLQVVQMDPAFLERSVNEGFSGGEKKRNEILQMALLDPVVAILDETDSGLDIDALRIVAGGVNELASPDNCTLLITHYQRLLDEITPDYVHVMGAGRILRTGGSELALELEKIGYDWVDQQLAAEGVA; from the coding sequence GTGATTCGTCCCGACGCCGAGCTTCTCCTTGAAATCAATGATCTGCATGCGTCCGTGGAGGACAAGCCGATCCTGAATGGGGTGAACCTGCAGGTGAAAGCCGGTGAGATTCACGCCGTGATGGGGCGTAACGGAAGCGGGAAGAGCACGTTGTCCAAGGTTTTGGCTGGTCATCCCGCCTACCGCGTGACGTCTGGGTCTGTGCGTTACCTCGGTCGTGACCTTCTTGAGTTGGAGCCTGAAGAGCGCTCTCGACTTGGCGTGTTCTTGGGATTCCAGTACCCGATTGAGATCCCTGGAGTCAGCAATCTTGAGTTTCTCCGGGTCTCCACAAATGCCCGGCGCGAGAAGCAAGGGAAGGAAGAATTTGACACGTTTGATTTCGATGATCACGTGCGTAACCGCTTGCAAGTGGTGCAAATGGACCCTGCGTTTCTTGAGCGCAGCGTGAATGAGGGTTTCTCTGGTGGGGAGAAAAAGCGCAATGAGATTCTTCAGATGGCTCTGCTGGATCCCGTGGTTGCGATCCTCGATGAAACCGACTCTGGGCTTGACATTGATGCCTTGCGCATCGTTGCTGGAGGTGTGAATGAGTTGGCGAGTCCCGACAACTGCACGTTGCTGATCACTCACTATCAGCGGCTTTTGGATGAGATCACTCCGGACTACGTGCATGTGATGGGGGCTGGTCGCATCTTGCGAACCGGGGGTAGTGAATTGGCTCTGGAGTTGGAAAAAATTGGTTACGACTGGGTGGATCAGCAGCTCGCGGCCGAGGGGGTGGCCTAA
- the sufB gene encoding Fe-S cluster assembly protein SufB, translated as MTSTSTRDLVSQPYKYGFITDIETEKIAKGLSEEVVRLISSKKNEPEFLLDFRLKAYRHWLKLQEPDWAALGYKAIDYQDIVYYAAPKQQEKKQSLDEVDPKLLETFEKLGIPLSEQKRLSNVAVDAVFDSVSIATTYKEKLAEHGVVFCSFTEAVAEHPELIEKYLGSVVPSNDNYFAALNSAVFSDGSFVFIPKGVECPMELSTYFRINSGDTGQFERTLIVAEEGASVSYLEGCTAPMFDTNQLHAAVVELVVLDDASIKYSTVQNWYAGDENGVGGIYNFVTKRGHCRGARSRISWTQVETGSAITWKYPSCVLQGADSVGEFYSVALTNNRQQADTGTKMVHVGPRTRSTIVSKGISAGHSSNSYRGLVQVGPNAKGARNYSQCDSMLIGDQAAANTYPYIRSQQPQAAIEHEASTCRMSEDQLFYLQSRGIGFEEAVSMMVSGFCRDVFNQLPMEFAAEADKLLALKLEGSVG; from the coding sequence ATGACCAGTACCTCCACACGCGATCTTGTTAGTCAGCCGTACAAGTACGGTTTTATTACTGACATTGAAACCGAGAAGATCGCAAAAGGTCTTAGTGAGGAGGTGGTGCGACTGATTTCTTCTAAGAAGAATGAGCCTGAATTCCTCCTCGATTTCCGGCTCAAGGCCTATCGCCATTGGCTCAAGTTGCAAGAGCCTGACTGGGCTGCATTGGGTTATAAAGCTATTGATTACCAGGATATTGTTTATTACGCTGCTCCAAAGCAGCAAGAGAAAAAGCAAAGCCTTGATGAAGTTGATCCCAAGCTTCTCGAAACATTCGAAAAGTTGGGGATTCCTCTAAGTGAGCAAAAAAGGCTTAGCAATGTTGCTGTGGATGCTGTCTTTGACAGTGTTTCGATCGCAACCACCTACAAAGAAAAGCTTGCTGAACATGGAGTGGTGTTTTGCTCCTTCACTGAGGCGGTTGCTGAGCATCCCGAGTTGATTGAGAAGTATCTCGGCTCAGTTGTTCCAAGTAATGATAATTACTTTGCAGCTTTAAATTCTGCCGTTTTTAGTGATGGATCATTCGTATTCATCCCTAAAGGTGTGGAATGTCCAATGGAGCTCTCTACATATTTTCGAATTAATTCTGGCGATACCGGACAGTTTGAGCGCACGCTGATTGTTGCTGAAGAAGGAGCATCGGTGAGTTATTTGGAAGGTTGTACGGCGCCGATGTTCGATACAAATCAGCTTCATGCTGCTGTTGTCGAACTTGTCGTTTTGGATGATGCTTCGATTAAGTATTCCACGGTCCAAAATTGGTACGCTGGTGATGAGAATGGTGTTGGCGGTATCTATAACTTTGTGACCAAGCGTGGCCACTGCCGAGGTGCTCGCAGCCGTATCAGTTGGACGCAGGTTGAAACTGGTTCAGCGATCACCTGGAAATATCCAAGTTGTGTGTTGCAAGGTGCTGATTCCGTGGGTGAGTTTTACTCAGTGGCGCTCACGAATAATCGCCAGCAAGCTGATACGGGAACGAAAATGGTGCATGTCGGTCCACGCACCCGTTCCACGATCGTGAGCAAAGGGATCAGCGCTGGTCACTCAAGCAATAGTTATCGAGGGCTTGTTCAAGTTGGCCCGAATGCCAAGGGTGCTCGAAATTACAGCCAATGCGATTCGATGCTGATCGGAGATCAGGCTGCAGCAAACACTTATCCATATATCCGCTCCCAGCAACCTCAAGCTGCGATCGAACATGAGGCCAGTACTTGCCGCATGTCGGAAGACCAACTGTTTTACCTCCAAAGCCGTGGCATCGGCTTCGAAGAAGCCGTCTCGATGATGGTGAGCGGATTTTGTCGGGATGTGTTCAACCAACTCCCCATGGAGTTTGCGGCCGAGGCCGACAAGCTTCTCGCTCTCAAGCTTGAGGGGTCGGTGGGTTAA